From Nicotiana tabacum cultivar K326 chromosome 15, ASM71507v2, whole genome shotgun sequence, the proteins below share one genomic window:
- the LOC107785666 gene encoding uncharacterized protein LOC107785666 yields MTMNRKKTEDYIRWNLHSNNCSLWWDNWLGTGPLKLNGFAPTHKISEIMHTLIQYRPAALDKAIWTPNIIGKFTNKLTWHKKIPFKWSFCVWRALRNKLPTDDKVLQFSSLTVTRCVCCNTPAAGNADHIFSHGNFAKLVWRKYGGPAGVQTEDLTLRLLLMKWCSAKYGAKTSSLTRVLHSIDADIQLLLSTNYPTIKLSLNWTELYGCIENIQHHTSIKKVAWTRPDTTSGEINTDGSALTNSGLTGAGVIIRGSYGEFILALTCPLGEGTNNSAETKAAILGVQWCIANGFTKIHLEADSSLLSHWLNNDGEPPWTLQIQVQKLQSLLQQCEKIYFSHVYREANCPADSLSKLSHNLLTITNY; encoded by the exons ATGACGATGAACAGGAAAAAAACTGAAGACTACATCAGATGGAATCTCCACTCTAACAATTGCAGCTTATGGTGGGACAACTGGTTAGGCACTGGTCCTCTT AAATTGAATGGATTTGCTCCTACTCACAAAATTTCAGAAATCATGCACACTCTTATTCAATATAGACCTGCTGCCTTGGACAAGGCTATTTGGACACCCAATATCATAGGAAAGTTCACTAACAAACTAACTTGGCACAAAAAGATACCCTTTAAATGGTCCTTTTGTGTATGGAGGGCCCTCAGAAATAAGCTACCAACAGATGACAAGGTGCTTCAGTTCAGCAGCCTTACTGTAACTAGATGTGTGTGTTGCAACACACCAGCAGCAGGGAATGCTGACCACATTTTCAGTCATGGTAACTTTGCCAAACTAGTTTGGAGAAAATATGGAGGGCCTGCTGGTGTCCAAACAGAAGATCTAACTCTAAGACTACTCCTCATGAAATG GTGCAGTGCAAAATATGGTGCTAAAACTTCTTCCCTGACTAGAGTACTCCACTCTATTGATGCTGACATTCAATTGCTACTGAGTACCAACTACCCCACCATAAAATTGTCACTCAACTGGACTGAACTATATGGCTGCATTGAAAATATTCAGCATCACACCTCTATCAAAAAGGTAGCTTGGACAAGACCTGACACTACATCTGGAGAAATTAACACTGATGGTAGTGCTCTAACAAATTCTGGGTTGACTGGAGCTGGAGTTATTATCAGAGGAAGTTATGGTGAGTTCATTCTTGCCTTAACCTGTCCCTTAGGTGAAGGCACCAACAATTCAGCAGAAACAAAAGCAGCCATTTTAGGAGTTCAATGGTGTATTGCCAATGGTTTTACCAAAATACACTTGGAAGCAGATTCATCACTATTGAGTCATTGGCTCAACAATGATGGTGAGCCACCTTGGACACTACAGATACAAGTGCAGAAGCTGCAAAGCCTACTCCAACAGTGTGAgaaaatctatttttcacatgTGTATAGGGAAGCCAATTGCCCAGCTGATTCTTTGTCAAAGCTTAGCCACAATCTGTTAACCATAACTAATTATTAG